In one Juglans regia cultivar Chandler chromosome 11, Walnut 2.0, whole genome shotgun sequence genomic region, the following are encoded:
- the LOC109007779 gene encoding proline--tRNA ligase, cytoplasmic-like isoform X2, whose amino-acid sequence MAGGDTKKSNAKASSGGKKKEVKKETGLGITNRKDDNFGEWYSEVVVNAELIEYYDISGCYILRPWAMSIWEIMQTFFDAEIKKMNIQNCYFPLFVSPGVLQKEKDHVEGFAPEVAWVTKSGESDLEVPIAIRPTSETVMYPYYSKWIRGHRDLPLKLNQWCNVVRWEFSNPTPFIRSREFLWQEGHTAFATKAEAEAEVLDILELYRRIYEEFLAIPVVKGKKSELEKFAGGLYTTSVEAFIPNNGRGIQGATSHCLGQNFAKMFEINFEDEKGEKGMVWQNSWAYSTRTIGVMVMVHGDDKGLVLPPKVASVQVIVIPVPYKDADTKGIFDACSATVDALSEAGIRAKADFRDNYSPGWKYSNWEMKGVPLRIEIGPKDLANNQVRAVRRDNSSKIDIPRASLVEQVKEMLDKIQHSLFDVAKQKREACLQTVNTWDEFVEALGQRKLILAPWCDEEEVEKDVKARTKGEMGAAKSLCSPFDQPELPEGTKCFASGKPAKKWTYWGRSY is encoded by the exons ATGGCTGGTGGTGACACGAAAAAGTCTAATGCTAAAGCGAGCAGTG GGGGAAAGAAGAAGGAGGTGAAGAAGGAGACTGGTTTGGGAATAACCAATCGGAAGGATGATAATTTTGGGGAGTGGTATTCAGAG GTGGTTGTCAATGCTGAATTGATCGAGTACTATGATATCTCAGGCTGTTATATACTGAGGCCATGGGCGATGTCGATCTGGGAGATCATGCAA ACATTCTTTGATgctgaaataaagaaaatgaacatCCAGAACTGCTACTTCCCTCTTTTTGTTTCTCCTGGCGTGTTGCAGAAGGAGAAGGATCATGTTGAGGGTTTTGCTCCTGAg GTCGCGTGGGTGACAAAATCTGGGGAGTCTGATTTGGAAGTGCCTATAGCCATTCGCCCAACCAGTGAGACAGTCATGTATCCCTATTATTCCAAGTGGATTAGGGGACACCGTGACTTGCCATTGAAACTTAATCAATGGTGTAATGTTGTGCGATGGGAATTCAGCAATCCCACACCATTTATCAG GAGTCGCGAGTTTCTTTGGCAGGAAGGGCATACTGCTTTTGCAACAAAAGCAGAGGCAGAAGCAGAG GTGCTAGATATTTTGGAGCTTTATAGACGAATATATGAAGAATTCTTGGCTATTCCTGTTGTGAAGGGAAAGAAGAGTGAATTGGAGAAATTCGCTGGCGGACTATACACCACTAGTGTTGAG GCATTTATTCCAAACAATGGACGTGGTATACAAGGTGCAACTTCACATTGTTTGGGtcaaaattttgcaaaaatgTTTGAGATAAactttgaagatgaaaagggaGAGAAGGGTATGGTCTGGCAGAATTCATGGGCCTATAGCACTCGAACG ATTGGTGTGATGGTAATGGTTCATGGGGATGATAAAGGCTTGGTGCTACCACCTAAAGTAGCATCGGTCCAGGTTATTGTAATTCCTGTGCCATATAAAGATGCTGATACTAAGGGAATTTTTGATGCCTGTTCTGCCACGGTGGATGCCTTGTCTGAGGCAGGTATTCGTGCTAAGGCAGACTTTAGAGATAACTATTCTCCTGGTTGGAAGTACTCCAATTGGGAAATGAAAGGCGTTCCTCTAAGAATTGAAATTGGGCCAAAAGACTTGGCTAATAATCAG GTACGTGCTGTTCGCCGTGACAATTCATCAAAAATAGATATCCCTAGGGCCAGCTTGGTTGAGCAGGTGAAAGAAATGCTAGATAAAATTCAACATAGTCTGTTTGATGTTGCAAAACAAAAGCGAGAGGCATGCCTTCAGACTGTAAACACTTGGGATGAATTTGTGGAAGCACTTGGCCAAAGGAAATTGATCTTAGCTCCTTGGTGTGATGAGGAG GAAGTGGAAAAAGATGTGAAAGCAAGGACAAAAGGTGAGATGGGAGCAGCTAAGAGCCTTTGTTCCCCATTTGACCAGCCAGAGCTCCCAGAAG GTACTAAATGCTTTGCTTCGGGAAAGCCTGCAAAAAAGTGGACCTACTGGGGCCGGAGTTACTAG